In the Labrys wisconsinensis genome, CCTCTCCACCCGGTTCGGCAGCGCCTGGCCGAGCCTGCGCGAGGCGATCGAGGCGGGCGCGCTGCGCCGGCTCGTCGAGGAGGCGCAGGGCCTGCCGGCGGACGTTCCGCTCGAGGCGCTGCGCTTCGAGATCCCGGTTTCCGCCCCGGAGAAGATCATCTGCGTCGGCGTCAACTATCCCGACCGCAACGAGGAATATCGCGACGGCCAGGCCGCGCCCGCCAACCCTTCCCTGTTCGTGCGCTTTGCCCGCTCCTTCATCGGTCACGGCACGCCGCTGACGCGCCCGCGCGTCTCCCACCAGCTCGACTACGAGGGCGAGGTCGTCCTCGTCATCGGCAAGGCCGGGCGCCACATCGCCGAGCGCGACGCCCTCGATCATATCGCTGCGGTGACGCTCGCCGACGAAGGCACCGTCCGCGACTGGGTGCGGCACGCCAAGTTCAACGTCACCCAGGGCAAGAATTTCGACGGCACCGGCGCGATCGGCCCCTGGCTGGTGCCCTTCGTGGAGGAAGGGCAGATCGCCGACATCCGCCTGACCACGCGCGTCAACGGCGAGACGCGGCAGGACGACCGGACCAGCCGGATGACCTTCGGCTTTCGCAGGCTCATCGCCTATATCTCGACCTTCACCACGCTGGTGCCCGGCGACATCATCCTCACCGGCACGCCCACCGGCGCCGGCGCGCGCTTCGAGCCGCCGCGCTGGCTCGTGCCCGGCGACGTGGTCGAGGTCGAGGCCGAAGGCATCGGCCGCCTCACCAACGGTGTGATCGATGAAGGAGCGCCGTGATGCTCAGCCCCGACGAGATCGAGGACGCCGCACGGCGCCTGCAGGAGGCCGAGCGGACGCGGCGGCAGATCGACCTGCTCAGCCTGGAATTTCCCGCGGCGACGATGGACGATGCCTATGCCGTCCAGGCCGCGCTCATCCGCCGCAAGCTCGCCGCCGGGCGCCGCACGCGCGGCTGGAAGATCGGCCTGACCTCGCGGGCCATGCAGTCGGCCCTTTCCATCGACATTCCCGATTCCGGCGTGCTGCTCGACGACATGGTCTTTGCCGACAGCGCCACCATCCCGCCCGACCGTTTCATCCAGCCGCGCGTCGAGGCCGAGATCGCCTTCGTCATGAAGGCCCCGCTCGCCGGCCCCGACGTGACCATCTTCGACGTGCTCAACGCCACCGACTACATCGCGCCGGCCCTGGAGATCCTGGACACGCGCATCCGCCGCACCGATCCCGCGACCGGCAGGACGCGCACCGTCTTCGACACCATCGCCGACAATGCCGCCAATGCCGGCATCGTCATGGGCGGGCGGCCGCTGCGGCCGCTCGATACGGATATGCGCTGGATCGGCGCCATCGTCTCGCGCAACGGCGTGGTCGAGGAGACGGGCCTGGGCGCGGGCGTGCTCAACCACCCGGCAACGGGCGTGGCCTGGCTTGCCAACCGCCTCGCCCGCTACGGCTCGGCCATCGCCGCCGGCGAGATCGTGCTCTCCGGCTCCTTCATCCGCCCGGTCGAAGCCCGCCACGGCGACACGATCGTCGCCGATTTCGGGCCGTTCGGCACGGTCAGCGTCTATTTCGGCTGAGACGGAGCGATGCCGGCGCCGGCG is a window encoding:
- the hpaH gene encoding 2-oxo-hept-4-ene-1,7-dioate hydratase, with the translated sequence MLSPDEIEDAARRLQEAERTRRQIDLLSLEFPAATMDDAYAVQAALIRRKLAAGRRTRGWKIGLTSRAMQSALSIDIPDSGVLLDDMVFADSATIPPDRFIQPRVEAEIAFVMKAPLAGPDVTIFDVLNATDYIAPALEILDTRIRRTDPATGRTRTVFDTIADNAANAGIVMGGRPLRPLDTDMRWIGAIVSRNGVVEETGLGAGVLNHPATGVAWLANRLARYGSAIAAGEIVLSGSFIRPVEARHGDTIVADFGPFGTVSVYFG
- a CDS encoding fumarylacetoacetate hydrolase family protein, encoding MSASPTSQPDRHGRLATVTVEGRRRYGLVAERGFVDLSTRFGSAWPSLREAIEAGALRRLVEEAQGLPADVPLEALRFEIPVSAPEKIICVGVNYPDRNEEYRDGQAAPANPSLFVRFARSFIGHGTPLTRPRVSHQLDYEGEVVLVIGKAGRHIAERDALDHIAAVTLADEGTVRDWVRHAKFNVTQGKNFDGTGAIGPWLVPFVEEGQIADIRLTTRVNGETRQDDRTSRMTFGFRRLIAYISTFTTLVPGDIILTGTPTGAGARFEPPRWLVPGDVVEVEAEGIGRLTNGVIDEGAP